One Tamandua tetradactyla isolate mTamTet1 chromosome 20, mTamTet1.pri, whole genome shotgun sequence DNA segment encodes these proteins:
- the LOC143664218 gene encoding olfactory receptor 14C36-like isoform X2, whose product MLKENYLKMLNSTMENEFLLTRFSDVWEYRILHAMIFLLMYLATLMGNLLIVTVTTFNKNLHTPMYFFLRNLSVLDMCYISVTVPKACATFLTDNRTISGAGCATQIFMVLFCAFVEVMFLTSMAHDRYVAICQPLHYPMIMNPRVCVQMTLFSVLSGVAYSGFHTGNTFRLHFCQSHVVNQFFCDVPSLLKLSCSDIFSNEISVFISALVTVGGCFVFIIRSYVYIFSTVLKFPTRGERGKAFSTCVPHILVVSVFLSSGAAVYMKPTSSSCTIQDMIISVFYSIVPPFLNPIIYSLRNKQIMEAMKKVLKRMLYSGK is encoded by the coding sequence ATGCTCAAGGAAAATTACCTAAAGATGCTCAACTCTACAATGGAGAATGAATTCCTGCTTACACGATTTTCTGATGTGTGGGAGTACAGAATCTTGCATGCCATGATCTTCCTGCTGATGTACTTGGCAACCCTGATGGGGAACCTTCTCATTGTCACTGTGACAACCTTCAACAAGAatcttcacacccccatgtacttcttcctcaggAACCTGTCTGTCTTAGACATGTGCTACATTTCTGTCACTGTCCCCAAGGCCTGTGCCACCTTTCTCACTGACAACAGGACCATCTCAGGGGCTGGGTGTGCAACTCAGATCTTCATGGTCCTCTTTTGTGCATTTGTGGAGGTGATGTTCCTCACCTCCATGGCccatgaccgctatgtggccatctgccagCCCCTCCACTACCCCATGATCATGAACCCTCGGGTCTGTGTCCAGATGACACTATTCTCTGTGCTCAGTGGTGTGGCCTACTCTGGGTTCCACACTGGGAACACATTCCGGCTGCACTTCTGTCAGTCCCATGTCGTCAATCAGTTCTTCTGTGATGTCCCCTCTCTACTGAAGCTCTCCTGCTCTGACATCTTCAGCAATGAAATTTCAGTTTTTATCTCTGCACTGGTGACTGTTGGTGGTTGCTTTGTCTTTATTATTAGGTCTTATGTTTACATATTTTCCACTGTGCTCAAATTTCCAACCAGGGGAGAGCGGGGAAAAGCCTTCTCTACCTGTGTCCCTCACATCCTGGTGGTGTCTGTCTTTCTCAGCTCTGGTGCTGCTGTGTATATGAAGCCAACCTCCTCCTCATGCACAATTCAGGACATGATCATCTCTGTGTTCTATTCTATAGTCCCTCCTTTCCTGAATCCTATTATCTATAGTCTTAGAAACAAACAGATAATGGAGGCTATGAAGAAAGTTTTGAAGAGAATGCTTTACTCAGGAAAGTGA
- the LOC143664218 gene encoding olfactory receptor 14C36-like isoform X1, which produces MGLCAFSMLKENYLKMLNSTMENEFLLTRFSDVWEYRILHAMIFLLMYLATLMGNLLIVTVTTFNKNLHTPMYFFLRNLSVLDMCYISVTVPKACATFLTDNRTISGAGCATQIFMVLFCAFVEVMFLTSMAHDRYVAICQPLHYPMIMNPRVCVQMTLFSVLSGVAYSGFHTGNTFRLHFCQSHVVNQFFCDVPSLLKLSCSDIFSNEISVFISALVTVGGCFVFIIRSYVYIFSTVLKFPTRGERGKAFSTCVPHILVVSVFLSSGAAVYMKPTSSSCTIQDMIISVFYSIVPPFLNPIIYSLRNKQIMEAMKKVLKRMLYSGK; this is translated from the coding sequence GGATTATGTGCTTTCTCCATGCTCAAGGAAAATTACCTAAAGATGCTCAACTCTACAATGGAGAATGAATTCCTGCTTACACGATTTTCTGATGTGTGGGAGTACAGAATCTTGCATGCCATGATCTTCCTGCTGATGTACTTGGCAACCCTGATGGGGAACCTTCTCATTGTCACTGTGACAACCTTCAACAAGAatcttcacacccccatgtacttcttcctcaggAACCTGTCTGTCTTAGACATGTGCTACATTTCTGTCACTGTCCCCAAGGCCTGTGCCACCTTTCTCACTGACAACAGGACCATCTCAGGGGCTGGGTGTGCAACTCAGATCTTCATGGTCCTCTTTTGTGCATTTGTGGAGGTGATGTTCCTCACCTCCATGGCccatgaccgctatgtggccatctgccagCCCCTCCACTACCCCATGATCATGAACCCTCGGGTCTGTGTCCAGATGACACTATTCTCTGTGCTCAGTGGTGTGGCCTACTCTGGGTTCCACACTGGGAACACATTCCGGCTGCACTTCTGTCAGTCCCATGTCGTCAATCAGTTCTTCTGTGATGTCCCCTCTCTACTGAAGCTCTCCTGCTCTGACATCTTCAGCAATGAAATTTCAGTTTTTATCTCTGCACTGGTGACTGTTGGTGGTTGCTTTGTCTTTATTATTAGGTCTTATGTTTACATATTTTCCACTGTGCTCAAATTTCCAACCAGGGGAGAGCGGGGAAAAGCCTTCTCTACCTGTGTCCCTCACATCCTGGTGGTGTCTGTCTTTCTCAGCTCTGGTGCTGCTGTGTATATGAAGCCAACCTCCTCCTCATGCACAATTCAGGACATGATCATCTCTGTGTTCTATTCTATAGTCCCTCCTTTCCTGAATCCTATTATCTATAGTCTTAGAAACAAACAGATAATGGAGGCTATGAAGAAAGTTTTGAAGAGAATGCTTTACTCAGGAAAGTGA